Proteins encoded by one window of Polyodon spathula isolate WHYD16114869_AA chromosome 16, ASM1765450v1, whole genome shotgun sequence:
- the LOC121328455 gene encoding lysophosphatidic acid receptor 6-like, producing MSAFENEPCSTATADFQYYLFPVVYSVVFVLGMIGNLGALYFFICKVTNHSSSDVYITNLAVVDTIFLCTLPCRIHYHLNHNNWIFGDLACRITGTLYFTNIYISIAFLTCICIDRYIAVVYPHTYLRIRNTHLTLVVSLCVWVVAVSIMLPLLLGGPLDSTSENNTTRCFENFSFEDWTHRMAAYNICALLFGSAIPLSITMICYPLLLKRISKITTPSSRRALSIIYLILTISVTCFLPYSITHLLYYLSRLRIITNCSFLHGIYKMRRVTMAIVSCNSCLDPVLYYFATRKFKWSFLKCLKPKRTKRVYTIYTAK from the coding sequence ATGTCAGCTTTTGAAAATGAACCTTGCAGCACAGCCACTGCTGACTTCCAGTACTATCTTTTCCCTGTGGTTTACAGTGTGGTGTTTGTGTTGGGAATGATTGGCAATTTGGGAGCTCTTTACTTCTTCATTTGCAAAGTGACAAACCACAGCTCTTCAGATGTGTACATTACCAACCTGGCTGTGGTGGACACTATATTTCTGTGCACCCTGCCTTGCAGAATTCATTACCACCTCAACCACAACAACTGGATATTCGGGGACTTGGCCTGCAGGATCACTGGGACTCTGTACTTCACTAATATCTACATCAGCATCGCCTTCCTTACATGTATTTGCATTGACCGCTACATTGCTGTGGTGTATCCCCACACTTACCTGAGAATCAGAAACACGCACCTCACGTTAGTGGTTAGTTTGTGCGTCTGGGTCGTCGCAGTGAGTATAATGTTGCCTTTGCTGCTTGGCGGTCCATTGGACAGCACATCTGAGAATAACACCACCAGGTGCTTTGAGAACTTCTCATTTGAAGACTGGACTCACCGGATGGCAGCTTACAACATATGCGCCCTGCTGTTTGGTTCTGCGATCCCTTTGAGCATCACCATGATCTGCTACCCGCTATTACTCAAACGCATCTCCAAAATCACAACCCCCAGCAGCAGACGAGCCCTTAGCATCATCTACCTGATTCTCACCATCTCTGTCACCTGCTTCCTCCCATACAGCATCACCCATCTCCTCTACTACCTGTCCAGGCTTCGTATCATCACCAACTGCTCTTTCCTTCATGGGATCTACAAGATGCGGAGAGTCACCATGGCTATTGTCAGCTGTAACAGCTGTCTGGATCCTGTGCTGTATTATTTCGCAACCAGGAAATTCAAGTGGAGTTTCCTGAAGTGTCTCAAACCAAAGAGAACAAAAAGGGTCTACACCATTTACACagctaaataa